A genomic window from Populus alba chromosome 19, ASM523922v2, whole genome shotgun sequence includes:
- the LOC140954210 gene encoding uncharacterized protein, giving the protein MNLETPKQVWDKLQVEFEGSSRVKAVKLLAFKREFELMKMKDNESVKYYSGRLMDVVNQMRLLGNTFEDHKVVEKLMMSVPQKFEAKISAIEESCDLQSLTIVELISKLHIQEQRVHMRDDEAVEGAFQANNKEKSVGNLPRNKPVKLNILGMAINKGSWALKALGYLIL; this is encoded by the exons atGAATCTGGAAACACCAAAACAGGTATGGGATAAGCTTCAAGTTGAATTTGAAGGCAGCAGCAGAGTCAAAGCAGTTAAACTTCTTGCATTTAAGAGGGAATTTGagttgatgaagatgaaagaCAATGAATCTGTCAAATATTATTCTGGCAGATTAATGGATGTTGTAAATCAAATGAGGCTTCTTGGAAACACATTTGAAGATCATAAGGTAGTAGAAAAACTTATGATGTCTGTTCCTCAAAAGTTTGAAGCTAAGATTTCAGCAATAGAAGAATCTTGCGATCTGCAAAGTCTGACTATTGTTGAGTTAATTagcaaacttcatattcaggaGCAAAGAGTTCATATGAGAGATGATGAGGCTGTTGAAGGGGCTTTCCAAGCAAACAACAAGGAAAAGAGTGTTGGTAACCTACCAAGAAACAAACCTGTCAA GTTGAACATTCTGGGAATGGCTATCAACAAAGGGTCTTGGGCTCTCAAAGCCCTTGGTTATCTTATCTTGTGA